One segment of Mycolicibacterium sp. YH-1 DNA contains the following:
- a CDS encoding aldehyde dehydrogenase family protein encodes MSTAERPLDTVAVSRDELVAVLDRQRKAFVADGPANLATRLNRIDRLLAMVLDNTDAFVDAMAADFGTRSRAASLFTEVVGMIPVIEHTRANVAKWMRPTTMMRAGRLFGLRAEVEVAPLGVVGIIGPWNFPLNLVVLPASAAFAAGNRVMIKMSEVTPRTAELMRTTAPKYFDALELDVTTGGPDVAAAFSTLPFDHLFFTGSPSVGAMVQRAAAQNLVPVTLELGGKNPVVVAPGADVTRSAARIAQARMVNGGQVCVCPDYVFVPDDRVESFVDVAAATWRGMFPAIISNADYCSSVNEANFDRVVSLIDDARANGARVDVIAPPGEALPDRTSRKIAPTIVRGIDDTMRIAAEEVFGPVLTVMGYSHLADVIDHINARPAPLVAYWYGPDGDDFRHFIRNTRSGGVARNDFAAQMIPSAAPFGGVGRSGMGAYHGKAGFDTFSHQRTVVGTDLPFSMTGSAAPPFSRPMRAYADLSLRMARRRTNRRLRASGRNA; translated from the coding sequence ATGAGTACTGCGGAACGACCACTCGACACCGTCGCCGTCAGCCGTGACGAGTTGGTAGCGGTACTGGATCGCCAACGCAAGGCGTTCGTCGCGGACGGCCCGGCGAACCTGGCCACTCGGCTCAATCGCATCGATCGGCTGTTGGCCATGGTGCTCGACAACACCGACGCCTTCGTCGATGCGATGGCGGCCGACTTCGGCACCCGATCCCGAGCGGCGTCGCTGTTCACCGAAGTCGTCGGCATGATCCCCGTGATCGAGCACACCCGAGCCAACGTGGCCAAGTGGATGCGACCGACCACGATGATGCGTGCGGGCCGGCTGTTCGGATTGCGCGCCGAGGTCGAGGTGGCGCCGCTGGGCGTCGTCGGCATCATCGGCCCGTGGAACTTCCCGCTGAACCTCGTCGTGCTGCCCGCATCGGCCGCGTTCGCCGCGGGCAACCGCGTGATGATCAAGATGTCCGAGGTGACCCCCCGCACGGCCGAGCTGATGCGAACCACCGCGCCGAAGTACTTCGACGCCCTTGAACTCGACGTGACGACCGGCGGCCCGGACGTGGCGGCGGCGTTCTCGACACTGCCGTTCGATCACCTGTTCTTCACCGGCTCACCGTCAGTCGGCGCAATGGTGCAGAGGGCCGCCGCGCAGAACCTGGTCCCGGTGACACTCGAACTCGGCGGCAAGAACCCCGTGGTAGTCGCCCCCGGCGCCGATGTCACCCGCTCAGCGGCCCGAATCGCTCAGGCCCGCATGGTAAACGGTGGTCAGGTGTGCGTCTGCCCCGACTATGTGTTCGTGCCCGATGACCGCGTCGAGTCGTTCGTCGACGTCGCCGCGGCGACCTGGCGCGGTATGTTCCCCGCGATCATCAGCAACGCCGACTACTGCTCATCGGTGAATGAGGCCAACTTCGACCGCGTCGTCAGTCTGATCGACGACGCCCGCGCCAACGGCGCCCGCGTCGACGTCATCGCACCGCCCGGCGAGGCGCTACCGGACCGCACGTCCCGAAAGATCGCGCCCACCATTGTGCGCGGCATTGACGACACGATGAGGATCGCCGCCGAGGAGGTGTTCGGTCCTGTCCTGACCGTGATGGGCTACTCGCACCTCGCCGACGTCATCGACCACATCAACGCGCGGCCCGCACCGCTCGTCGCCTACTGGTACGGGCCCGATGGCGACGACTTCCGCCACTTCATCCGGAACACCCGTAGCGGTGGCGTCGCCCGCAACGACTTTGCCGCCCAGATGATTCCGTCGGCGGCACCATTCGGTGGCGTCGGCCGCAGCGGTATGGGCGCCTATCACGGCAAGGCGGGCTTTGACACGTTCAGCCACCAACGCACCGTGGTGGGAACCGACCTGCCATTCAGCATGACGGGATCGGCCGCACCACCGTTCAGCCGGCCGATGAGGGCCTACGCCGACCTGTCACTGCGGATGGCCCGGCGCCGGACCAACCGCCGCCTGCGGGCAAGCGGCCGCAACGCCTAG
- a CDS encoding cytochrome P450: METQVDVPWSAEERAERIRNPYPFFATKRNEAGVFRGSVMDYSKLPESMRPKQNYAAMSFDSVNLVFRDGKVFNSAMYDATIGLFIGPTILAMGGTTHREHRNLVSAAFKSRSLLRWEPEIVRPIVNDLIDEFISSGEADLVKDFTFEFPTRVIAKLLGLPEDDLPMFRQWAVDLISYTVKYKQAFESSAALKDYFLNQMDKRKSHPTEDIIGDLVTAEIDGERLTDEAIYSFLRLLLPAGLETTYRSSGNLIYLLLTHREQFEAVRDDHELIAPAIEEGLRFETPLTTVQRFSTEDTELEGVEIPANSVIDVCMGSANRDESRWENPEQFDIFRKRTPHITFAAGEHTCLGLHLARLETRVALECILERLGDLTLRDDGDPHIHGQPFRSPTVLPVTFSAR; this comes from the coding sequence GTGGAAACCCAGGTAGACGTCCCATGGTCGGCCGAGGAACGGGCCGAGCGGATCCGCAACCCGTACCCCTTCTTCGCCACCAAGCGCAACGAGGCGGGCGTCTTCCGCGGCTCGGTCATGGACTACTCCAAACTGCCCGAGAGCATGCGCCCCAAGCAGAACTACGCGGCGATGTCCTTCGATTCCGTCAACCTGGTGTTCCGCGACGGCAAGGTGTTCAACTCGGCGATGTATGACGCCACGATCGGCCTGTTCATCGGACCCACCATCCTGGCGATGGGCGGCACCACGCATCGTGAGCACCGCAATCTGGTGTCGGCGGCGTTCAAGTCCAGGTCGCTGCTGCGGTGGGAGCCTGAGATCGTCCGGCCAATCGTCAATGACCTGATCGATGAGTTCATCAGTAGCGGCGAGGCAGATCTGGTGAAGGACTTCACCTTCGAGTTCCCGACCCGGGTCATCGCCAAGCTCCTCGGTCTGCCCGAGGACGACCTGCCGATGTTCCGGCAGTGGGCGGTCGACCTGATCAGCTACACCGTCAAGTACAAGCAGGCGTTCGAATCGTCAGCGGCGCTGAAGGATTACTTCCTCAACCAGATGGACAAGCGCAAATCTCACCCCACCGAGGACATCATCGGCGATCTCGTCACCGCGGAGATCGACGGTGAGCGTCTGACCGACGAGGCCATCTACTCGTTCCTGCGCCTGCTGCTGCCCGCCGGGCTGGAGACCACCTACCGATCGTCGGGCAACCTGATCTACCTTCTGCTGACTCACCGCGAGCAGTTCGAGGCGGTGCGGGACGATCACGAGCTCATCGCCCCCGCCATCGAGGAGGGGCTGCGCTTCGAGACCCCGCTGACCACTGTGCAGCGGTTCTCAACCGAGGACACCGAACTCGAGGGTGTCGAGATCCCGGCGAACTCCGTGATCGACGTGTGCATGGGTTCGGCGAACCGCGACGAGTCGCGCTGGGAGAACCCCGAGCAGTTCGACATCTTCCGCAAGCGCACACCGCACATCACGTTCGCGGCCGGTGAGCACACCTGCCTCGGTCTGCATCTGGCGCGCCTGGAGACACGGGTCGCGCTGGAGTGCATCCTCGAACGGCTCGGTGACCTGACCCTGCGCGACGATGGCGACCCGCACATACACGGGCAGCCGTTCCGGTCACCGACCGTGCTGCCGGTGACCTTCAGCGCCAGATGA
- a CDS encoding mycofactocin-coupled SDR family oxidoreductase, with protein MGKLDNKIAVVSGAARGQGRSHAVNLAAEGASIIALDICADLEGNTYPLSRPEDLDETARMVEKEAVRCHTAIVDVRERGAVWKAIADGVAELGGLDVVVANAGICAMGKNQTIQSWSDTIDTDLVGVFNVIQASLPHISDGGSIIATGSLAAQLGSATNQGPGGSAYSLAKQIVARYVNDLSIQLAKRMIRVNAVHPTNVNTDMLQNEGMYKVFRPDLESPTREDAEATFSMMQAMPVPYIEAQDVSEAVVFLASDSSRYITGTQLRIDAGGYVKSVPWKG; from the coding sequence ATGGGCAAGCTGGACAACAAGATCGCGGTCGTGTCCGGAGCGGCGCGGGGGCAGGGGCGCTCGCATGCGGTCAACCTGGCCGCCGAAGGCGCCAGCATCATCGCGCTCGACATCTGCGCTGACCTCGAGGGCAACACCTACCCACTGTCGCGTCCAGAGGACCTCGACGAGACGGCGCGCATGGTCGAGAAGGAAGCGGTCCGGTGCCACACCGCGATCGTGGATGTCCGGGAGCGCGGTGCGGTGTGGAAAGCGATCGCCGACGGCGTCGCCGAACTCGGTGGACTCGACGTGGTGGTGGCCAATGCCGGCATCTGCGCGATGGGCAAGAATCAGACGATCCAGTCGTGGTCGGACACCATCGACACCGACCTGGTCGGCGTTTTCAACGTGATCCAGGCCAGCCTGCCCCACATCAGCGACGGTGGATCGATCATCGCGACGGGATCGCTTGCGGCCCAGTTGGGTAGCGCCACCAATCAGGGTCCGGGCGGTTCGGCCTACAGCTTGGCCAAGCAGATTGTCGCGCGCTACGTCAACGACCTCTCGATCCAGTTGGCGAAGCGGATGATCCGCGTCAACGCGGTTCACCCGACCAACGTGAACACCGACATGCTGCAGAACGAGGGCATGTACAAGGTGTTCCGGCCGGATCTCGAGTCACCCACCCGTGAGGACGCCGAGGCGACCTTCTCGATGATGCAGGCGATGCCGGTGCCGTACATCGAGGCGCAGGACGTGTCCGAGGCGGTGGTGTTCCTCGCCAGCGACTCGTCGCGCTACATCACCGGAACGCAGTTGCGCATCGATGCAGGCGGGTACGTCAAGTCTGTGCCCTGGAAGGGGTAG
- a CDS encoding aldehyde dehydrogenase family protein has product MLIDGELVTAASGAEFDNVSPATGLVLGATSAAGAEDMSRAIGSARRAFDETDWSTNGALRQRCLQQLQAALESERDQLRAELIAEVGCPDMTIATAQLDWPLADSLRYPSRLIDEFDWERTLDGGGLFGDRNVRTVVQEPVGVVGAITPSNFPIEVILNKLGPALATGNTVVLKPDPHTPWNATRLGRLIAEHTDIPAGVVSVVPTPDNAVAELLATDPRVDMISFTGSTAVGKLLIRQGADTMKRTFLELGGKSALIVTEDVNPAKIIPSAIGVCVHAGQACALTTRMLVHRSLFDDAVAGVTAAFGMVPVGDPASPQTLVGPVISARQKERVLDACERARRSGAEITVGGGSYDDLPAELAGGFFVQPTVVVGVDNSAAIAQEEIFGPVLVMLPFDDDDDAVRIANDSAFGLAGAVLSGSVERGMAIARRIRTGSIGVNGGMFYGADAPFGGYKSSGMGRQCGIEGFQQYLETKTIGCRMPRPN; this is encoded by the coding sequence ATGCTGATCGACGGTGAACTGGTCACTGCGGCGTCCGGCGCGGAATTCGACAATGTCTCCCCGGCAACGGGTCTGGTGCTCGGAGCGACGTCCGCCGCAGGCGCCGAGGATATGTCGAGGGCCATCGGATCGGCGCGGCGGGCGTTCGACGAGACCGACTGGTCGACCAATGGTGCTCTGCGTCAGCGGTGCCTGCAACAGCTGCAGGCAGCGCTGGAGTCCGAGCGCGACCAGCTGCGCGCGGAACTGATCGCCGAGGTCGGCTGCCCGGACATGACGATCGCCACCGCGCAGCTGGACTGGCCGCTGGCCGACTCGCTGCGGTATCCGTCCCGTCTGATCGACGAATTCGACTGGGAGCGCACACTCGACGGCGGCGGTCTGTTCGGGGATCGCAACGTCCGCACCGTCGTTCAGGAACCCGTCGGCGTCGTGGGTGCCATCACGCCGTCCAACTTCCCGATCGAGGTCATCCTCAACAAGCTGGGACCGGCTCTGGCGACGGGCAACACCGTCGTGCTGAAACCCGACCCGCACACACCGTGGAACGCAACCCGGTTGGGCCGGCTCATCGCCGAGCACACCGACATCCCCGCGGGCGTCGTGAGCGTCGTGCCGACGCCGGACAACGCGGTGGCCGAACTGCTCGCCACCGACCCCCGCGTCGACATGATCTCGTTCACCGGATCGACCGCCGTCGGAAAGCTGTTGATCCGCCAGGGCGCCGACACGATGAAGCGGACGTTCCTGGAGCTGGGTGGTAAGTCGGCGCTCATCGTCACCGAGGACGTCAACCCGGCCAAGATCATTCCGAGCGCCATCGGGGTGTGCGTGCACGCGGGACAGGCCTGTGCGCTCACCACCAGAATGCTGGTCCACCGATCGCTGTTCGACGACGCGGTGGCCGGTGTGACGGCCGCCTTCGGGATGGTGCCCGTCGGCGATCCCGCATCGCCGCAGACCCTCGTCGGTCCCGTGATCAGCGCGCGGCAGAAGGAGCGGGTGCTGGACGCGTGCGAGCGTGCCCGCCGCAGCGGTGCCGAGATCACCGTCGGCGGTGGCTCATACGATGATCTGCCCGCCGAGCTGGCAGGTGGTTTCTTCGTCCAGCCCACGGTGGTGGTGGGCGTCGACAACTCCGCTGCCATCGCGCAGGAGGAGATCTTCGGTCCGGTGCTGGTGATGCTGCCGTTCGACGATGACGATGACGCCGTGCGGATCGCCAACGACAGCGCATTCGGCCTGGCCGGTGCCGTGCTGTCGGGGTCGGTGGAACGCGGAATGGCGATCGCCCGGCGAATTCGGACCGGATCCATCGGCGTCAACGGCGGGATGTTCTACGGCGCCGACGCACCGTTCGGCGGGTACAAGAGCTCCGGCATGGGCCGGCAGTGCGGTATCGAGGGTTTCCAGCAGTACCTGGAGACCAAGACCATTGGCTGCCGGATGCCCCGGCCCAACTGA
- a CDS encoding histidine kinase, which yields MELQPFVDSVRHELSVAAAAGGDDAAALADRLSAPLESAIRLALLEALSAAAEEITRDLAPRSVDVRLRGRDPEFTVTPGVDDMLDDAVYPAPETDADGGTWRVTLRLPENLRAGVDASAQDAGISVNAWMVRAVTTALSGNRRQRQRPGGDKHFSGWVR from the coding sequence ATGGAACTGCAACCGTTCGTCGACAGCGTGCGGCACGAGCTGAGTGTCGCCGCTGCGGCCGGCGGCGATGACGCCGCCGCTCTGGCCGATCGCCTTAGCGCGCCGCTGGAATCGGCCATCCGGCTAGCCCTGCTCGAAGCGCTGTCCGCGGCAGCCGAGGAGATCACCCGCGACCTGGCCCCCCGATCGGTCGACGTGCGGTTGCGCGGTCGCGACCCGGAATTCACCGTGACACCCGGGGTGGACGACATGCTCGACGATGCGGTGTACCCAGCCCCGGAAACAGACGCCGACGGCGGCACCTGGCGGGTGACGCTGCGCCTACCCGAGAACCTTCGGGCCGGAGTCGACGCCTCAGCCCAGGACGCGGGGATATCGGTGAACGCCTGGATGGTTCGTGCCGTCACCACCGCACTGAGTGGCAATCGCAGGCAGCGGCAGCGCCCTGGTGGCGACAAGCACTTCAGCGGCTGGGTCCGCTGA
- a CDS encoding DUF4097 family beta strand repeat-containing protein: protein MPTFPTPDPITAILEVVAGSVRLIATNRDDTDVEIRPRDPARASDIKAAEQARVDFHNGTLTVTAGRKFISLGRGGAVTIDIALPTGSRLRASTVSAEVHAEGEYSECKLASASGAFAMDSVTGRLKADTASGRVTVRSVRGSAVIASASGDASVGDLIGDVKFQSASGGLSVGRLDGAVDTQTASGATTVATAVKGRVSAQTGSGDVELGIAEGTAAQLDVRTRSGEIRNALAASDGPVDGDETLAVHVRTGSGDITVARAAVDALS from the coding sequence ATGCCCACCTTCCCGACCCCCGACCCCATCACCGCGATACTCGAGGTGGTCGCCGGTTCAGTCCGGCTGATCGCGACCAATCGCGACGACACCGATGTCGAGATCCGGCCCCGCGACCCCGCGCGTGCCTCCGATATCAAGGCCGCCGAGCAGGCGCGCGTCGACTTCCACAATGGCACCCTGACCGTCACGGCCGGCAGAAAGTTCATATCGCTGGGCCGCGGCGGAGCGGTGACGATCGACATCGCATTGCCCACCGGTTCTCGGCTACGGGCGTCGACGGTATCCGCCGAGGTGCACGCCGAGGGCGAGTACTCCGAATGCAAACTGGCGTCGGCCAGCGGTGCGTTCGCCATGGATTCTGTGACCGGAAGGCTCAAGGCGGACACGGCTTCTGGTCGAGTGACCGTTCGGTCCGTCAGGGGCTCGGCGGTGATCGCATCGGCGTCCGGCGATGCCTCGGTCGGCGATCTCATCGGTGATGTGAAGTTCCAGTCGGCCAGTGGCGGGCTGTCAGTCGGGCGACTCGACGGTGCCGTCGACACGCAGACCGCCTCAGGTGCTACCACCGTCGCCACCGCCGTCAAGGGCCGTGTCTCCGCGCAGACCGGCAGCGGCGACGTCGAGCTGGGGATCGCGGAAGGCACTGCGGCACAACTCGATGTGCGCACCCGATCAGGCGAGATACGCAACGCCCTCGCAGCGTCGGACGGACCTGTCGATGGCGACGAAACCCTGGCCGTACACGTGCGCACCGGATCGGGTGACATCACCGTGGCACGCGCCGCGGTCGATGCCCTGTCCTAG
- a CDS encoding molybdopterin-dependent oxidoreductase, which translates to MVATVEDGRLVSLRPDKDHPLSAGFACQKGIAFTEVVNDPDRVTTPLRRRAGDGSFEPVSWDEALDDIAGRLSDIHRRHGSGAVGWYMGNPAAFSYSHVMGAMTFIKGIGRHSHFFTSSSQDTSSRLLASQFLYGTPMSVPIPDLMRTDLLVLMGANPVVSHGSFLTAPRIKDRMHDVVKRGGRVVVVDPRRSETAAQFEWMGIVPDSDAYLLLSLLSVMFAEALVDPATVARQADGVQWLATHCEPFAPERTEQHTGIAPETVRALARDLVATPRAAIYGRLGTCVGRNGTLTTYLIDAVNLVAGNLDRPGGSVFSTLGISGQRWGIKVMGWSMRRAYRRKRSRIGGFGPVVGAEPAALMAKEIATPGARQIKAMFVAAGNPVLSVPNGDELEGALETLDLMVGLDLYVNETTAHCDYVLPVTTMYERDDFALTFQQFQATPFRQATEAVIAPRGEARTEWEIVDDLTARMATRTPVFAALGVLRKALGAFGVRLTPRPLADSMIRLSDGGDRFGLRRGGLTFARLSRDHPHGVVVSPHIRTPVLDEVVVYPHGRVQLVHDDIAAEIAAMVRRQPPADYPMRMIGMREPRSENSWMHNSPLLMRGERTNRALMHLDDAAARRIADGDMIEVSSAHGKIALPVSLTADIVAGTIAIPHGWGHKGTGGWRVANKAGGVNVNQLMSSDPDDVEALAGMSWLTGVPVQVGQL; encoded by the coding sequence ATGGTGGCCACCGTCGAGGACGGTCGACTGGTGTCGTTGCGGCCCGATAAGGACCACCCGCTGTCAGCGGGTTTCGCCTGCCAGAAGGGCATTGCGTTCACCGAGGTGGTCAACGATCCCGATCGCGTCACGACACCGCTGCGCCGGCGGGCAGGAGACGGATCGTTCGAGCCGGTCTCGTGGGACGAGGCGCTCGACGACATCGCCGGGCGGCTGTCCGACATCCACCGCAGACACGGCTCCGGCGCGGTCGGCTGGTACATGGGGAATCCGGCGGCCTTCAGCTACTCGCACGTGATGGGCGCGATGACCTTCATCAAGGGCATCGGCCGCCACAGTCACTTCTTCACGTCGTCCTCGCAGGACACCAGCAGCAGATTGCTGGCAAGCCAGTTCCTGTACGGCACGCCGATGTCGGTGCCGATCCCGGATCTGATGCGCACCGATCTCCTGGTGTTGATGGGCGCCAATCCCGTGGTGTCCCACGGCAGTTTCCTCACCGCGCCGCGGATCAAGGACCGCATGCACGACGTCGTCAAGCGTGGCGGGCGGGTCGTCGTCGTGGACCCGCGCAGGTCAGAGACCGCCGCGCAGTTCGAGTGGATGGGCATCGTGCCCGACTCCGACGCCTACCTTCTCCTGTCGCTGTTGTCCGTGATGTTCGCCGAGGCGCTGGTGGATCCGGCCACGGTGGCGAGGCAGGCCGACGGTGTGCAGTGGCTGGCGACGCACTGCGAGCCGTTCGCACCCGAGCGCACCGAGCAGCACACGGGCATCGCGCCGGAGACGGTTCGGGCGCTGGCCCGCGACCTCGTCGCGACGCCGCGCGCCGCGATCTACGGCCGACTCGGTACGTGTGTGGGCCGCAACGGCACGTTGACGACCTACCTCATCGACGCGGTGAACCTGGTGGCGGGAAACCTTGACCGACCAGGCGGCAGCGTGTTCAGCACCCTCGGCATCTCGGGACAGAGGTGGGGAATCAAGGTGATGGGGTGGTCGATGCGACGGGCATACCGCCGCAAGCGAAGCCGGATCGGCGGCTTCGGGCCCGTCGTCGGAGCCGAGCCCGCGGCGCTGATGGCCAAGGAGATCGCCACGCCGGGCGCACGGCAGATCAAGGCCATGTTCGTCGCGGCGGGTAACCCGGTGCTGTCGGTACCCAACGGTGATGAGTTGGAGGGAGCGCTCGAGACGCTCGACCTGATGGTCGGGCTCGACCTCTATGTCAACGAGACGACGGCGCACTGCGATTACGTCCTACCCGTCACCACGATGTACGAGCGCGACGACTTCGCCCTAACGTTCCAGCAGTTTCAGGCCACGCCGTTCCGGCAGGCCACCGAGGCAGTGATCGCGCCGCGCGGTGAGGCACGCACGGAGTGGGAGATCGTCGACGACCTGACCGCGCGGATGGCCACCCGCACGCCGGTATTCGCCGCGCTCGGCGTCCTGCGAAAGGCGCTGGGGGCGTTCGGTGTCCGTCTGACGCCGCGACCGCTGGCGGACAGCATGATCCGGCTCTCCGACGGCGGCGACCGATTCGGGCTACGCCGCGGAGGCCTGACGTTCGCCCGGCTGAGTCGCGACCACCCGCACGGTGTGGTGGTGTCTCCGCACATCCGGACACCGGTGCTCGACGAGGTCGTTGTCTATCCCCACGGGCGAGTGCAGCTGGTGCACGACGATATCGCCGCCGAGATCGCCGCGATGGTCCGCAGGCAGCCGCCCGCGGACTATCCGATGCGCATGATCGGGATGCGGGAACCCCGGTCGGAGAACTCCTGGATGCACAACTCGCCGCTGTTGATGCGGGGGGAGCGGACCAACCGGGCGCTCATGCACCTCGATGACGCGGCGGCGAGGCGGATTGCCGATGGCGACATGATCGAGGTCAGCTCGGCACACGGCAAGATCGCGCTGCCGGTGTCGCTGACCGCCGACATCGTGGCGGGCACCATCGCGATCCCGCACGGTTGGGGTCACAAGGGCACCGGAGGATGGCGCGTCGCCAACAAGGCTGGCGGGGTCAACGTGAACCAGCTGATGTCAAGCGATCCCGACGATGTCGAGGCGTTGGCCGGCATGTCCTGGCTCACGGGCGTACCTGTCCAGGTGGGGCAGCTCTAG
- a CDS encoding Zn-ribbon domain-containing OB-fold protein encodes MQKVIDPTISTWPQENPQLIGSSCGACSATVFPVQSHCPRCSRAQMSDVLLPRRGTVIAWTTQGFAPGAPYAGPTGKEFVPFGVGLVQLGLGEDAVVRVEGRLTENDPGKLEFGMEVELTFLPFATDSDGDEIVTFAFQPV; translated from the coding sequence GTGCAGAAGGTGATCGATCCGACGATCTCGACGTGGCCGCAGGAGAATCCGCAGCTGATCGGCAGTTCCTGCGGGGCCTGCTCGGCGACGGTGTTCCCGGTCCAGAGTCACTGCCCCAGGTGCAGCAGGGCCCAGATGAGCGACGTGCTGCTGCCGCGTCGCGGCACGGTGATCGCGTGGACGACGCAGGGCTTTGCGCCCGGGGCGCCCTACGCGGGCCCCACTGGCAAGGAGTTCGTCCCCTTCGGCGTCGGTCTCGTGCAGTTGGGGTTGGGCGAGGATGCGGTGGTGCGCGTCGAGGGCCGGCTCACCGAGAACGACCCGGGCAAGCTCGAGTTCGGCATGGAGGTCGAGCTGACGTTCCTTCCGTTCGCCACCGACTCCGATGGCGATGAGATCGTCACCTTCGCGTTCCAGCCGGTCTAG
- a CDS encoding thiolase family protein → MSTATSNDVAIIGVGIHPFGRFEGKSAMEMCVDAIDAAVTDAGVAWGDIGAAAGGSWTVANPDAIVGMVGLSGIPFTNVFNACATAASAAKVCADGIRLGDYDIGIAVGLDKHPRGAFTEDPGLVGMPQWYAENGQYLTTQFFGMKANRYLHEHNISQRTLAKVANKNLRNGALNPNAFRRKPIAEEDILNSPMLNYPLTQYMFCAPDEGAAAVVMCRADIAHRYTAKPVYLRAVEIRTRTYGAHEVNTTFAPVDEVPAPTVYAARAAFEKAGVSPQDVDVIQLQDTDAGAEIIHMAECGFCPDGDQEKLLADGATEIGGAMPINTDGGLIANGEPIGASGLRQIHELVRQLRGEAGDRQVPGNPRVGFAQLYGAPGTAGATIVTR, encoded by the coding sequence ATGAGCACTGCAACATCCAATGATGTCGCGATCATCGGTGTCGGCATCCACCCCTTTGGCCGTTTCGAGGGCAAGAGCGCCATGGAGATGTGCGTCGACGCCATCGACGCGGCAGTCACCGACGCCGGTGTGGCATGGGGCGATATCGGCGCCGCGGCGGGCGGCAGCTGGACGGTCGCCAATCCCGACGCCATCGTCGGCATGGTGGGCCTCTCAGGAATCCCGTTCACCAACGTCTTCAACGCGTGCGCCACCGCGGCCAGCGCCGCGAAGGTGTGCGCCGACGGAATTCGGCTGGGCGACTATGACATCGGAATAGCAGTGGGCCTGGACAAGCATCCACGCGGCGCCTTCACCGAGGATCCGGGGCTGGTCGGCATGCCGCAGTGGTACGCCGAGAACGGCCAGTACCTGACCACGCAGTTCTTCGGCATGAAGGCCAACCGCTACCTGCACGAGCACAACATCTCGCAGCGCACGCTGGCCAAGGTGGCCAACAAGAACCTGCGAAACGGTGCCCTGAATCCGAATGCCTTCCGCCGCAAGCCGATCGCCGAGGAAGACATCCTCAACTCGCCGATGCTCAACTACCCGCTCACGCAGTACATGTTCTGCGCACCCGACGAGGGTGCGGCGGCAGTGGTCATGTGCCGGGCCGATATCGCGCACCGCTACACCGCCAAGCCGGTGTACTTGCGCGCCGTCGAGATCCGCACGCGCACGTACGGCGCACATGAGGTGAACACCACCTTCGCGCCCGTCGACGAGGTGCCTGCGCCCACGGTGTACGCCGCCCGCGCCGCATTCGAGAAGGCGGGCGTATCACCGCAGGATGTCGACGTCATCCAGTTGCAGGACACCGACGCCGGCGCGGAGATCATCCACATGGCCGAGTGCGGGTTCTGCCCCGATGGCGACCAGGAGAAGCTGCTCGCCGACGGTGCCACCGAGATCGGCGGCGCCATGCCGATCAACACCGATGGCGGCCTGATCGCCAACGGCGAGCCCATTGGCGCATCGGGTCTGCGGCAGATCCACGAACTCGTCCGCCAGCTACGCGGTGAGGCCGGCGATCGCCAGGTGCCCGGCAATCCGCGGGTGGGCTTCGCCCAGCTCTACGGCGCTCCGGGAACTGCGGGCGCCACCATCGTCACCCGCTGA